Proteins encoded within one genomic window of Lampris incognitus isolate fLamInc1 chromosome 19, fLamInc1.hap2, whole genome shotgun sequence:
- the myca gene encoding transcriptional regulator Myc-A — protein MPQHSVLASKNYDYEYDSLQPYFYDNEEDFYHQQQLQPPAPSEDIWKKFELLPTPPLSPSRRPSLSSLFPSTADQLEMVTEFLGDDVVNQSIICDADYSQTFLKSIIIQDCMWSGFSAAAKLEKVVSERLASLHAARKETAVGDSAECATGRLNTNYLQDLNTSASECIDPSVVFPYPIAETPKSAMVPPKDLSLDTPPNSSGSSSCSDSEEDEEGDEDDEEEEEEEEEEEDEEEEEEIDVVTVEKRQSVKRCDSSSSETRHPSPLVLKRCHVSTHQHNYAAHPSTMQEQPAVKRLKLEGSGSHSRVLKQISSNRRCSSPRTSDTEDYDKRRTHNVLERQRRNELKLSFFALRDEIPEVANNEKAAKVVILKKATECIYSMQTDEQRLLSLKEQLRRKSELLRQRLAQLQSSRV, from the exons ATGCCGCAGCATTCGGTTTTAGCGAGTAAAAACTACGACTACGAGTACGACTCCCTCCAGCCATATTTCTATGACAACGAAGAGGATTTTTATCATCAGCAGCAGCTCCAGCCTCCGGCACCGAGCGAAGACATCTGGAAGAAATTCGAGTTGCTCCCCACCCCTCCCCTCTCGCCCAGCAGACGACCGTCGCTGTCTAGCCTCTTCCCCTCGACTGCCGACCAACTGGAGATGGTGACCGAGTTTCTCGGGGACGACGTGGTCAACCAGAGCATCATCTGCGATGCGGACTACTCGCAGACCTTCCTCAAGTCCATCATCATCCAGGACTGCATGTGGAGCGGGTTCTCGGCCGCGGCCAAGTTGGAGAAAGTGGTGTCTGAGAGGCTCGCCTCGCTCCACGCCGCGAGGAAGGAGACGGCTGTGGGCGACAGCGCGGAGTGTGCGACCGGGCGGCTCAACACCAACTACCTGCAGGATCTCAACACCTCCGCGTCCGAGTGCATCGACCCCTCCGTGGTCTTCCCGTACCCGATAGCCGAGACGCCCAAGTCGGCGATGGTGCCACCTAAGGATCTGTCCCTGGACACCCCACCaaacagcagcggcagcagcagttgTAGTGACTCAG aagaagatgaggaaggGGATGAGGACgacgaagaagaggaggaggaggaggaggaggaagaagacgaagaagaggaagaggagatagATGTGGTCACCGTGGAGAAGAGGCAGTCTGTGAAGCGGTGCGACTCCAGCTCGTCAGAGACCAGGCATCCCAGCCCCCTCGTGTTGAAGAGGTGCCACGTCTCCACCCACCAACACAATTACGCCGCCCACCCATCCACGATGCAGGAGCAGCCGGCTGTCAAGAGGCTGAAGCTGGAGGGCAGCGGCAGCCACAGCAGGGTCCTCAAACAGATCAGCAGCAACCGCAGGTGTTCCAGCCCCCGGACGTCGGATACGGAGGACTACGACAAGAGAAGGACTCACAACGTGCTGGAGCGTCAGAGGCGGAACGAGCTCAAGTTGAGCTTCTTCGCCCTGCGGGACGAGATCCCGGAGGTGGCCAACAACGAGAAGGCGGCCAAGGTGGTCATCCTGAAGAAGGCGACGGAGTGCATTTACAGCATGCAGACGGACGAGCAGAGACTACTGTCGCTGAAAGAGCAGCTGAGGAGGAAAAGTGAACTTCTAAGACAGAGGCTTGCACAGTTGCAGAGCTCTCGCGTTTGA